The following are encoded in a window of Ricinus communis isolate WT05 ecotype wild-type chromosome 4, ASM1957865v1, whole genome shotgun sequence genomic DNA:
- the LOC8278316 gene encoding uncharacterized protein LOC8278316 isoform X3 gives MEGGKETELQETGGNNCSFVWDDSTQLYFHASSGFYHDPSAGWYFSSRDGLYYKFENGSYVLLEYSKVNVCESDSCPETASDNHVQEESSTQLCCNREENISSRPADLSDVYPCSGIVPVASTPECSPNQEAEIPPPPSEWLEETLINLYLSGYKQSVDDADVSKMSSDVDGASHDDTQMLEDGDWMSEHHPTLTSGCESISNEDACKDEENWQAQYGQVVYSGEQPLEDFHAVDLWDWAMVTGSRKDGKDHTTRLVGRLVKRSAKLHPSMPSSGLFRTAPICEAHLDLVRVRTGLVYKLHTPSARYLASLSSYDSSNPTIDWGFPELSTNGQAISTTKFYGKREPKLADEDNEKGWSMLTNQLSRTKKQRIYEYRDRAAERRTLHGSFGVGPGEKSSLVEDVFGTSPVSTSTEEAAAKALNMSLGAGSYARKILENMGWKEGEALGKTRKGLIIPIQAVGNMGSAGLGWSQGRMSK, from the exons CAGTGGATTTTATCATGACCCTAGTGCTGGTTGGTATTTTAGTAGTAGAGATGGACTTTATTACAAGTTTGAGAATGGAAGTTACGTACTCCTAGAATATAGTAAG GTTAATGTGTGTGAATCAGATAGTTGCCCAGAAACTGCTTCTGATAATCATGTTCAAGAGGAGTCATCTACACAGCTCTGTTGCAATAGGGAGGAGAATATTTCTTCACGGCCAGCAGATCTATCTGATGTTTACCCATGCAGCGGGATTGTTCCTGTTGCAAGTACTCCTG AATGTAGTCCCAACCAAGAAGCTGAAATTCCACCTCCACCATCAGAGTG GTTAGAAGAAACCCTTATCAATCTTTATCTGTCTGGATATAAACAAagtgttgatgatgctgatgTTTCAAAAATGTCTTCAGATGTTGATG GTGCATCACACGATGATACTCAGATGTTGGAAGATGGTGATTGGATGTCAGAACACCATCCTACCTTAACAAGTGGATGTGAAAGTATCAGCAATGAAG ATGCTTGTAAGGATGAAGAAAATTGGCAAGCTCAGTATGGCCAAGTAGTTTATTCTGGGGAACAGCCACTGGAAGATTTCCATGCTGTGGATTTGTGGGACTGGGCAATGGTCACAGGTTCCAGAAAAGATGGAAAAGATCACACAACCAGACTCGTTGGACGGCTGGTGAAAAGATCTGCTAAGCTTCATCCATCTATGCCTTCTAGTGGACTTTTCAGAACTGCTCCTATATGTGAAGCACATCTTGATCTGGTACGAGTTAGAACAG GTCTAGTATATAAGTTGCATACTCCAAGTGCTAGATACTTGGCTTCCTTATCTAGTTATGATTCTTCCAACCCAACAATAGACTGGGGTTTCCCAGAATTATCAACAAATGGTCAAGCTATTTCCACAACCAAATTTTATGGGAAGAGAGAACCAAAATTGGCTGATGAAGACAATGAGAAGGGCTGGTCTATGTTAACCAATCAACTCTCTAGAACCAAAAAG CAAAGAATCTATGAATATAGAGATAGAGCTGCCGAGAGAAGGACCTTGCACGGCAGTTTTGGTGTGGGTCCCGGAGAAAAGAGTTCATTAGTTGAGGATGTATTTGGCACGTCTCCTGTTTCCACTTCTACAGAGGAGGCTGCAGCTAAAGCCTTGAACATGTCACTTGGAGCTGGTAGTTATGCGAGAAAAATACTTGAAAATATGGGCTGGAAGGAG GGGGAGGCATTAGGCAAGACAAGAAAGGGCCTGATCATACCTATACAAGCAGTCGGAAACATGGGGAGCGCTGGGCTAGGATGGTCTCAAGGTAGAATGAGTAAATGA
- the LOC8278317 gene encoding FKBP12-interacting protein of 37 kDa, producing MASHNHLDDDDDFGGDFPGSHNGRRSGNKRSFGDLEDDEDDIFSSKKGNTKVEETAMILALRESLENCKNALTTCQMELEAAKSEIQKWRSAFENESFMPTGASPEPKLVINYLQALKSSEESLREQLEKAKKKEAAFIVTFAKREQEIAELKSAVRDLKAQLKPPSMQARRLLLDPAIHEEFTRLKNLVEEKDKKVKELQDNIAAVNFTPQSKMGKMLMAKCRTLQEENEEIGNQAAEGKMHELAMKLALQKSQNAELRNQFEGLYKHMDGLTNDVEKSNEMVVILKEKLEEKDNELNRLKLELQQKRLGEEGQTDSAPNDLVSNEMIIPKQETETD from the exons ATGGCGTCTCACAATCATCTCGACGAT GATGATGATTTTGGCGGCGATTTTCCCGGTAGTCACAATGGCAGGCGttcag GTAATAAAAGAAGCTTTGGAGATCTTGAGGACGATGAAGATGATATTTTTAGCTCAAAGAAG GGTAATACAAAGGTAGAGGAAACTGCAATGATTTTGGCGCTACGTGAGAG TCTTGAGAATTGTAAAAATGCACTCACGACATGCCAA ATGGAGCTTGAAGCTGCAAAATCTGAAATTCAGAAGTGGCGTTCTGCATTTGAAAATGAATCTTTCATGCCCACTGGGGCATCTCCTG AACCTAAATTAGTGATCAATTATCTTCAGGCCCTGAAATCCTCCGAGGAGTCTTTGAGAGAACAG CTagaaaaagcaaagaaaaaagaagctGCCTTTATTGTAACTTTTGCAAAACGAGAGCAAGAGATAGCAGAGTTGAAG TCTGCAGTTCGAGACTTGAAAGCACAGCTCAAGCCACCATCAATGCAG GCAAGGAGGCTGCTGCTGGATCCAGCAATTCATGAGGAGTTTACACGTTTAAAG AACTTGGTTGAGGAGAAGGACAAAAAGGTCAAGGAACTGCAGGATAATATTGCTGCTGTTAATTTTACTCCACAAAGCAAGATGGGGAAGATGCTGATGGCAAAATGTAGGACCCTGCAAGAGGAAAATGAGGAGATTGGGAATCAAGCTGCTGAAGGAAAG ATGCATGAATTAGCAATGAAACTTGCCTTGCAGAAATCTCAAAATGCAGAACTCAGGAATCAATTTGAAG GACTTTACAAACATATGGACGGCCTGACAAATGATGTGGAGAAATCAAATGAAATG GTAGTTATCTTGAAAGAGAAACTAGAAGAGAAGGATAATGAGCTTAACAGGTTGAAACTTGAGCTCCAGCAGAAACGCCTTGGAGAGGAGGGACAAACTGATTCAGCTCCTAATGATTTAGTTAGCAATGAAATGATTATACCTAAACAAGAAACTGAGACCGACtag
- the LOC8278316 gene encoding uncharacterized protein LOC8278316 isoform X1, which yields MEGGKETELQETGGNNCSFVWDDSTQLYFHASSGFYHDPSAGWYFSSRDGLYYKFENGSYVLLEYSKVNVCESDSCPETASDNHVQEESSTQLCCNREENISSRPADLSDVYPCSGIVPVASTPECSPNQEAEIPPPPSEWLEETLINLYLSGYKQSVDDADVSKMSSDVDGASHDDTQMLEDGDWMSEHHPTLTSGCESISNEDQEVQLTSCLLADACKDEENWQAQYGQVVYSGEQPLEDFHAVDLWDWAMVTGSRKDGKDHTTRLVGRLVKRSAKLHPSMPSSGLFRTAPICEAHLDLVRVRTGLVYKLHTPSARYLASLSSYDSSNPTIDWGFPELSTNGQAISTTKFYGKREPKLADEDNEKGWSMLTNQLSRTKKQRIYEYRDRAAERRTLHGSFGVGPGEKSSLVEDVFGTSPVSTSTEEAAAKALNMSLGAGSYARKILENMGWKEGEALGKTRKGLIIPIQAVGNMGSAGLGWSQGRMSK from the exons CAGTGGATTTTATCATGACCCTAGTGCTGGTTGGTATTTTAGTAGTAGAGATGGACTTTATTACAAGTTTGAGAATGGAAGTTACGTACTCCTAGAATATAGTAAG GTTAATGTGTGTGAATCAGATAGTTGCCCAGAAACTGCTTCTGATAATCATGTTCAAGAGGAGTCATCTACACAGCTCTGTTGCAATAGGGAGGAGAATATTTCTTCACGGCCAGCAGATCTATCTGATGTTTACCCATGCAGCGGGATTGTTCCTGTTGCAAGTACTCCTG AATGTAGTCCCAACCAAGAAGCTGAAATTCCACCTCCACCATCAGAGTG GTTAGAAGAAACCCTTATCAATCTTTATCTGTCTGGATATAAACAAagtgttgatgatgctgatgTTTCAAAAATGTCTTCAGATGTTGATG GTGCATCACACGATGATACTCAGATGTTGGAAGATGGTGATTGGATGTCAGAACACCATCCTACCTTAACAAGTGGATGTGAAAGTATCAGCAATGAAG ACCAGGAGGTGCAACTTACAAGCTGTTTGCTTGCAGATGCTTGTAAGGATGAAGAAAATTGGCAAGCTCAGTATGGCCAAGTAGTTTATTCTGGGGAACAGCCACTGGAAGATTTCCATGCTGTGGATTTGTGGGACTGGGCAATGGTCACAGGTTCCAGAAAAGATGGAAAAGATCACACAACCAGACTCGTTGGACGGCTGGTGAAAAGATCTGCTAAGCTTCATCCATCTATGCCTTCTAGTGGACTTTTCAGAACTGCTCCTATATGTGAAGCACATCTTGATCTGGTACGAGTTAGAACAG GTCTAGTATATAAGTTGCATACTCCAAGTGCTAGATACTTGGCTTCCTTATCTAGTTATGATTCTTCCAACCCAACAATAGACTGGGGTTTCCCAGAATTATCAACAAATGGTCAAGCTATTTCCACAACCAAATTTTATGGGAAGAGAGAACCAAAATTGGCTGATGAAGACAATGAGAAGGGCTGGTCTATGTTAACCAATCAACTCTCTAGAACCAAAAAG CAAAGAATCTATGAATATAGAGATAGAGCTGCCGAGAGAAGGACCTTGCACGGCAGTTTTGGTGTGGGTCCCGGAGAAAAGAGTTCATTAGTTGAGGATGTATTTGGCACGTCTCCTGTTTCCACTTCTACAGAGGAGGCTGCAGCTAAAGCCTTGAACATGTCACTTGGAGCTGGTAGTTATGCGAGAAAAATACTTGAAAATATGGGCTGGAAGGAG GGGGAGGCATTAGGCAAGACAAGAAAGGGCCTGATCATACCTATACAAGCAGTCGGAAACATGGGGAGCGCTGGGCTAGGATGGTCTCAAGGTAGAATGAGTAAATGA
- the LOC8278316 gene encoding uncharacterized protein LOC8278316 isoform X2 produces MEGGKETELQETGGNNCSFVWDDSTQLYFHASGFYHDPSAGWYFSSRDGLYYKFENGSYVLLEYSKVNVCESDSCPETASDNHVQEESSTQLCCNREENISSRPADLSDVYPCSGIVPVASTPECSPNQEAEIPPPPSEWLEETLINLYLSGYKQSVDDADVSKMSSDVDGASHDDTQMLEDGDWMSEHHPTLTSGCESISNEDQEVQLTSCLLADACKDEENWQAQYGQVVYSGEQPLEDFHAVDLWDWAMVTGSRKDGKDHTTRLVGRLVKRSAKLHPSMPSSGLFRTAPICEAHLDLVRVRTGLVYKLHTPSARYLASLSSYDSSNPTIDWGFPELSTNGQAISTTKFYGKREPKLADEDNEKGWSMLTNQLSRTKKQRIYEYRDRAAERRTLHGSFGVGPGEKSSLVEDVFGTSPVSTSTEEAAAKALNMSLGAGSYARKILENMGWKEGEALGKTRKGLIIPIQAVGNMGSAGLGWSQGRMSK; encoded by the exons TGGATTTTATCATGACCCTAGTGCTGGTTGGTATTTTAGTAGTAGAGATGGACTTTATTACAAGTTTGAGAATGGAAGTTACGTACTCCTAGAATATAGTAAG GTTAATGTGTGTGAATCAGATAGTTGCCCAGAAACTGCTTCTGATAATCATGTTCAAGAGGAGTCATCTACACAGCTCTGTTGCAATAGGGAGGAGAATATTTCTTCACGGCCAGCAGATCTATCTGATGTTTACCCATGCAGCGGGATTGTTCCTGTTGCAAGTACTCCTG AATGTAGTCCCAACCAAGAAGCTGAAATTCCACCTCCACCATCAGAGTG GTTAGAAGAAACCCTTATCAATCTTTATCTGTCTGGATATAAACAAagtgttgatgatgctgatgTTTCAAAAATGTCTTCAGATGTTGATG GTGCATCACACGATGATACTCAGATGTTGGAAGATGGTGATTGGATGTCAGAACACCATCCTACCTTAACAAGTGGATGTGAAAGTATCAGCAATGAAG ACCAGGAGGTGCAACTTACAAGCTGTTTGCTTGCAGATGCTTGTAAGGATGAAGAAAATTGGCAAGCTCAGTATGGCCAAGTAGTTTATTCTGGGGAACAGCCACTGGAAGATTTCCATGCTGTGGATTTGTGGGACTGGGCAATGGTCACAGGTTCCAGAAAAGATGGAAAAGATCACACAACCAGACTCGTTGGACGGCTGGTGAAAAGATCTGCTAAGCTTCATCCATCTATGCCTTCTAGTGGACTTTTCAGAACTGCTCCTATATGTGAAGCACATCTTGATCTGGTACGAGTTAGAACAG GTCTAGTATATAAGTTGCATACTCCAAGTGCTAGATACTTGGCTTCCTTATCTAGTTATGATTCTTCCAACCCAACAATAGACTGGGGTTTCCCAGAATTATCAACAAATGGTCAAGCTATTTCCACAACCAAATTTTATGGGAAGAGAGAACCAAAATTGGCTGATGAAGACAATGAGAAGGGCTGGTCTATGTTAACCAATCAACTCTCTAGAACCAAAAAG CAAAGAATCTATGAATATAGAGATAGAGCTGCCGAGAGAAGGACCTTGCACGGCAGTTTTGGTGTGGGTCCCGGAGAAAAGAGTTCATTAGTTGAGGATGTATTTGGCACGTCTCCTGTTTCCACTTCTACAGAGGAGGCTGCAGCTAAAGCCTTGAACATGTCACTTGGAGCTGGTAGTTATGCGAGAAAAATACTTGAAAATATGGGCTGGAAGGAG GGGGAGGCATTAGGCAAGACAAGAAAGGGCCTGATCATACCTATACAAGCAGTCGGAAACATGGGGAGCGCTGGGCTAGGATGGTCTCAAGGTAGAATGAGTAAATGA